Proteins encoded by one window of Brevibacterium atlanticum:
- a CDS encoding GNAT family N-acetyltransferase encodes MDITRIRPGDHDGAAIEAVLPEILAFDTQINHASGLGEDFDPREAELRRELSSSTAYETHTTWIVRLGGSIVAKGVAFLPLSDNRDTAELWCAVHPAHRGQGIGGRLLTVMEEEMRIDGRTRLTSYCELPATVRDAAPGRAHLAAQIGKGSLPSGQPDVAFLHRHGYSFIQLERCSVAAAGGAEELSGDPIGDEAADGYVIETWQGPTPEHRLDQVALLHQRMSTDVPGAAEFGDEEVWDADRVRTLDAERTASAEVLTTSLALLGQTAAGFTEVAHSADRPQVGWQGSTIVAREHRGHRLGARLKFATLVALGRESSVERIYTWNAVENSWMLAINDAVGFETWAWVGVWRKVLEAPGTDDGA; translated from the coding sequence ATGGACATCACGAGGATCCGACCCGGGGACCACGACGGGGCTGCGATCGAGGCCGTCCTGCCCGAAATCCTCGCCTTCGACACACAGATCAATCATGCTTCGGGACTCGGGGAGGATTTCGATCCGCGGGAAGCCGAACTGCGCCGTGAGCTGAGTTCGTCGACCGCCTATGAGACTCACACGACGTGGATCGTCCGACTCGGTGGGTCCATAGTGGCCAAAGGCGTGGCATTTCTGCCTCTGTCCGACAACCGTGACACCGCAGAGCTGTGGTGCGCGGTCCACCCTGCCCACCGAGGTCAGGGGATCGGCGGGCGGCTGCTCACCGTCATGGAAGAGGAGATGCGGATCGACGGACGCACTCGCTTGACGAGCTATTGCGAGCTTCCGGCGACGGTGCGCGACGCCGCACCTGGACGGGCCCATCTGGCAGCCCAGATCGGGAAGGGATCCTTGCCGAGCGGACAGCCCGACGTCGCTTTCCTCCACCGGCACGGCTATTCGTTCATCCAACTCGAACGCTGCTCGGTCGCAGCTGCCGGGGGGGCGGAAGAGCTCAGCGGAGATCCGATCGGCGATGAGGCGGCCGACGGCTACGTCATCGAGACCTGGCAGGGTCCGACGCCCGAACATCGCCTCGACCAGGTCGCTCTGCTGCACCAGCGGATGTCGACGGATGTGCCGGGAGCCGCGGAGTTCGGCGACGAGGAGGTCTGGGACGCCGATCGGGTCAGAACCCTGGACGCAGAACGGACGGCCAGCGCCGAGGTGCTCACCACGTCTCTGGCTCTGCTCGGGCAGACTGCGGCCGGATTCACCGAGGTCGCGCACTCGGCAGACCGACCGCAGGTCGGTTGGCAGGGGTCGACCATCGTCGCCCGCGAGCACCGAGGGCACCGCCTCGGCGCGCGATTGAAGTTCGCGACCCTCGTCGCGCTGGGTCGGGAGTCGTCGGTCGAGAGGATCTACACGTGGAATGCGGTCGAGAATTCGTGGATGCTCGCGATCAACGACGCTGTGGGGTTCGAGACCTGGGCGTGGGTAGGAGTGTGGAGGAAGGTGCTCGAGGCGCCGGGCACGGACGACGGGGCGTGA